A section of the Desulfofalx alkaliphila DSM 12257 genome encodes:
- a CDS encoding late competence development ComFB family protein, whose translation MLYNYTETAVLHLIDSVYNEFKKRIPGVCTCERCRQDVMAIALNNLPPHYIVTETGKIITQVNFDLLGGKVLIITQLMKAMDKVHLNPRH comes from the coding sequence ATGTTATATAACTACACTGAAACAGCGGTTTTGCACTTGATAGACTCAGTATATAATGAGTTTAAAAAGAGAATACCCGGTGTATGTACCTGTGAGCGCTGCAGACAAGACGTAATGGCTATAGCATTAAATAATTTGCCACCACACTACATTGTTACAGAAACCGGAAAAATTATCACCCAAGTTAATTTTGATTTACTGGGCGGCAAGGTGCTGATTATTACTCAATTGATGAAAGCCATGGATAAGGTACACCTTAACCCAAGACATTAG